The Saccopteryx leptura isolate mSacLep1 chromosome 2, mSacLep1_pri_phased_curated, whole genome shotgun sequence genome has a window encoding:
- the LOC136392276 gene encoding LOW QUALITY PROTEIN: olfactory receptor 1468-like (The sequence of the model RefSeq protein was modified relative to this genomic sequence to represent the inferred CDS: inserted 3 bases in 2 codons; deleted 1 base in 1 codon), giving the protein MGNQSIVSEFLLLGVPIEPINDXQFYALFLAMYLTAVLGNLIMPIHLGSHLHTPMYLFLSNLSFSVLCFSSVTSPKLLNNTQSQVPSIPYAGCLPKCTSFCFFESFLLVAMAYDHYVAICFPQHYTINMSLKLSLSLVLLSWVLITVISLLHTLLTAWRPFYADNVIPHFFXDMSALLKLACSNIQINEMMIFALGGLVIIVPFLLIFSSCARIVPSIIKVPSARGIHTAFSHLSVVSLFYGTIIGLYLCPSANNSTVKEMVMVMVYTVVTPMLNPVIYSLRNRDMKGALQRVFSKWKIQFFSEIVTL; this is encoded by the exons atGGGAAACCAAAGTATTGTTTCAGAATTCCTCCTCCTGGGCGTGCCCATTGAACCTATCAATG ACCAGTTCTATGCCCTGTTTCTGGCCATGTATCTTACCGCCGTCCTGGGGAACCTCATCATGCCCATTCACCTAGGCTCCCACCTCCACACACCCATGTATTTGTTTCTCAgcaatttatctttctctgtcctctgcttctcttctgtaACCAGTCCCAAATTGTTGAACAACACGCAGAGCCAAGTCCCATCCATTCCCTATGCAGGCTGCCTGCCCAAATGtacttctttttgcttttttgagaGCTTTCTCCTTGTGGCTATGGCGTATGATCACTATgtggccatctgcttcccccAGCACTACACCATCAACATGAGCCtcaag ctgtctctctctctggtgtTGCTGTCCTGGGTGCTGATCACTGTCATCTCTTTGTTGCACACTCTGCTCACAGCTTGGCGGCCTTTCTATGCTGATAATGTGATCCCTCACTTTTT TGATATGTCTGCTCTGCTAAAGTTAGCCTGTTCTAACATTCAGATCAATGAGATGATGATATTTGCCTTGGGCGGGCTTGTTATTATTGTTCCATTCCTCCTGATCTTTTCATCATGTGCCCGAATTGTACCCTCCATCATCAAGGTCCCTTCTGCTAGGGGTATCCACACTGCCTTCTCCCACCTGTCTGTGGTGTCACTGTTCTATGGGACAATCATTGGCCTGTACTTGTGCCCTTCAGCCAACAATTCTACTGTTAAGGAGATGGTCATGGTGATGGTTTACACTGTGGTGACACCCATGCTGAACCCCGTCATCTACAGCCTGAGGAACAGAGACATGAAGGGAGCTTTGCAAAGAGTCTTTTCAAAGTGGAAAATTCAGTTTTTTTCTGAGATAGTGACTCTATAG